The following are encoded in a window of Physeter macrocephalus isolate SW-GA chromosome 9, ASM283717v5, whole genome shotgun sequence genomic DNA:
- the LOC102993550 gene encoding LOW QUALITY PROTEIN: WD repeat and SOCS box-containing protein 1-like (The sequence of the model RefSeq protein was modified relative to this genomic sequence to represent the inferred CDS: substituted 2 bases at 2 genomic stop codons) codes for MAGFPPRVNEKEIVRSRTIGELLAPAAPFDKKCGRENWTVAFAPDDSYFAWSQXHCAVKLVPWSQCLKNFLLHGTKNITNSSSLRLSRQNSDGGQKNKPHEHIIDCGDIIWSLAFGSSVPEKQSRCVNIEWHQFRFGQDQLLLDTGLNNGHIKVPDVYTGKRLLNLVDHTGVVRDLTFAPDGSLILVSASRDKTLRVWDLKDDGNMMKVLRGHQNWVYSCAFSPDSSMLCSVGASKAVFLWNMDKYTMIRKLEGHHHDVVACDFSPDGALLAMASYDTPVYIWDPHTGDILMEFGHLFPPPTPIFAGGANDRWVRSVSFSHDGLHVASLADDKMVRFWRIDEDYPVQVAPLSNGLCCAFSTDGSVLAAGXVIFSVYFWATLRQVPSLQHLCRMSIRRVMPTQEVQELPIPSKVLEFLSYRV; via the exons ATGGCGGGCTTTCCCCCGAGGGTCAACGAGAAAGAGATCGTGAGATCACGTACTATAGGTGAACTTTTAGCTCCTGCGGCTCCTTTTGACAAGAAATGTGGTCGTGAAAATTGGACTGTTGCTTTTGCTCCAGATGATTCATACTTTGCTTGGTCACAATGACATTGTGCAGTAAAGCTTGTTCCGTGGTCCCAGTGCCTTAAGAACTTTCTCTTGCATGGCACCAAGAATATCACCAATTCAAGCAGTTTAAGATTGTCAAGACAAAACAGTGATGGTGGTCAAAAAAATAAGCCTCATGAACATATTATAGACTGTGGCGATATAATCTGGAGTCTTGCTTTTGGATCTTCAGTTCCAGAAAAACAGAGTCGCTGTGTAAACATAGAATGGCATCAATTCAGATTTGGACAAGATCAGCTACTCCTTGACACAGGGTTAAACAATGGGCATATCAAAGTACCGGATGTATATACAGGAAAACGCCTCCTTAACTTGGTAGATCATACTGGAGTGGTCAGAGATTTAACTTTTGCTCCAGATGGGAGCTTGATCCTGGTGTCAGCTTCAAGAGACAAAACTCTGAGAGTGTGGGACCTGAAAGATGATGGAAACATGATGAAAGTATTGAGGGGCCATCAGAACTGGGTGTACAGCTGTGCATTCTCTCCTGACTCTTCTATGCTGTGTTCAGTGGGAGCCAGTAAAGCAGTTTTCCTTTGGAATATGGATAAATATACCATGATACGGAAACTAGAAGGACATCACCACGATGTTGTAGCTTGTGACTTTTCTCCTGATGGAGCATTACTGGCTATGGCATCTTATGATACTCCAGTTTATATCTGGGATCCACACACTGGAGACATTCTGATGGAATTTGGGCACctgtttcccccacccactccaATATTTGCCGGAGGAGCAAATGACCGATGGGTACGATCTGTCTCATTTAGTCATGACGGACTGCATGTTGCAAGCCTTGCTGATGATAAAATGGTGAGGTTCTGGAGAATTGATGAGGATTATCCAGTGCAAGTTGCACCTTTGAGCAATGGTCTTTGCTGTGCCTTTTCTACTGATGGCAGTGTTTTAGCTGCTGGGTAAGTGATTTTTAGTGTGTATTTTTGGGCCACTCTAAG GCAAGTCCCTAGCCTTCAACATTTATGTCGCATGTCAATCCGGAGAGTGATGCCCACCCAAGAAGTCCAGGAGCTGCCAATTCCTTCCAAAGTTTTAGAGTTCCTCTCCTACCGTGTTTAG